The following proteins are co-located in the Bosea sp. AS-1 genome:
- a CDS encoding DMT family transporter — protein MMTLQRLWAQPLLLLPLPPLFWAGNLVLGRALAGSFPPVSLAVGRWVVALACLLPFVIGTIGAQREALFRARGLIFACGAFGIAGYNALGYLALQSAPAASVAFLNSTLPLMMPLAAFLLGVERVTGRTLTGIAISFVGVTWIVARGQPSTLSGLSISGGEPLVLIAVANYAVYSVLLRRRPAGLDPLAFLAATMAAGLLVLMPFWVWELAQGATIPISPGPIAAVLYIGVFASLLAFIIWNRCVSALGPSVTGASFHLVALFTAALAFLLLGEPVQPFHLVGAALILGGFALATVGGHPTASRLPGESRS, from the coding sequence ATGATGACCCTTCAGCGCCTCTGGGCGCAGCCATTGCTGCTCCTGCCGCTGCCGCCGCTGTTCTGGGCCGGCAATCTCGTGCTTGGCCGCGCTCTCGCCGGTTCCTTTCCCCCGGTCTCGCTTGCGGTCGGCCGCTGGGTCGTCGCCCTCGCCTGCCTTCTTCCCTTCGTCATTGGAACGATCGGCGCGCAGCGAGAGGCGCTCTTTCGCGCGCGCGGCCTCATCTTCGCATGCGGCGCCTTCGGCATCGCCGGCTACAATGCACTGGGCTATCTGGCCCTGCAGAGCGCACCGGCGGCCAGCGTCGCCTTCCTCAACTCGACCCTGCCATTGATGATGCCGCTCGCCGCCTTCCTGCTTGGCGTCGAGCGCGTCACGGGGCGCACCCTTACGGGCATCGCGATCTCCTTTGTCGGCGTGACGTGGATCGTCGCGCGCGGCCAGCCGTCGACCCTGTCGGGATTGAGCATTTCGGGCGGCGAGCCGCTGGTGCTGATCGCGGTCGCGAACTACGCGGTCTATTCGGTGCTGCTGCGCCGCCGGCCGGCCGGCCTCGATCCGCTCGCCTTCCTTGCCGCGACGATGGCGGCGGGATTGCTGGTGCTGATGCCGTTCTGGGTGTGGGAACTGGCGCAAGGCGCGACGATCCCGATCTCGCCCGGTCCGATCGCGGCGGTACTCTACATCGGCGTCTTCGCCTCGCTGCTGGCCTTCATCATCTGGAACCGCTGCGTCAGCGCGCTCGGACCAAGCGTGACGGGAGCCTCCTTCCATCTCGTTGCCCTGTTCACCGCCGCTCTCGCCTTTCTGCTTCTCGGCGAGCCGGTGCAGCCGTTTCATCTCGTCGGTGCCGCGCTGATCCTCGGTGGCTTCGCCCTCGCCACCGTCGGCGGGCATCCAACCGCATCGCGCCTACCCGGAGAATCCAGATCATGA
- a CDS encoding alanyl-tRNA editing protein yields MLAWNGGEVAISGFESEGGRLWHLLAEPVELPPASVEARVDGPFRHLMRALHTDLHIVNAVVFQDFDGALVTGVQMNEDGTARIDFDLPDADNERLRAIEETVNALIRRDLAVHANHIPEAAAFAEPGLIRSRSVTPPPTSDGQVRIVEIVGLDRQACGGTHLASTGASPPIRILKIDNKGRHNRRLRIGLVDIV; encoded by the coding sequence ATGCTCGCCTGGAACGGCGGCGAAGTCGCGATCTCGGGCTTCGAAAGCGAGGGCGGCCGTCTCTGGCACCTGCTCGCCGAGCCCGTCGAACTGCCGCCGGCCTCCGTTGAGGCACGGGTCGATGGCCCATTCCGGCATTTGATGCGCGCGCTGCACACCGACCTGCATATCGTCAATGCCGTGGTTTTCCAGGATTTCGACGGCGCGCTCGTCACCGGCGTGCAAATGAACGAGGACGGCACCGCGCGCATCGATTTCGACCTGCCCGACGCTGACAACGAGCGGCTGCGCGCAATCGAGGAGACGGTCAACGCGCTGATCCGGCGGGACTTGGCGGTGCACGCAAACCATATCCCGGAGGCGGCGGCCTTTGCGGAGCCCGGTCTGATCCGCTCTCGCTCCGTGACCCCGCCACCGACCTCGGACGGCCAGGTGCGCATCGTAGAGATCGTCGGCCTGGACCGGCAGGCCTGCGGCGGCACGCACCTCGCCTCGACGGGGGCTTCGCCGCCGATCCGCATCCTGAAGATCGACAACAAGGGCCGGCACAATCGCCGGCTGCGCATTGGCCTCGTCGACATCGTGTGA
- a CDS encoding AraC family transcriptional regulator, whose product MARIDLRNSSRYWRDPRIPGLSCLVADFTSHDYAPHSHEAFVVAVTEAGGAEFNSRGRTDEAKASTLLVFNPDEPHSGRMGWSQRWVYRGLYLTSPAIETLKTALGLDATAYFTRNSFHDPDLIHAFLGLHRILDDGNDPLEEHELLVRSFGALIRRHAAGEPSLALPKRDQAKAARIREIMRERHAEELTLEQLGAEVGLTPFQLIALFKRSTGLTPHAYLTQLRLKSAIAALGRGATIAAAALDAGFYDQSALTRHFKRAYGITPLQWVRATVD is encoded by the coding sequence TTGGCGCGCATCGATCTCCGCAACTCCTCCCGCTACTGGCGCGATCCTCGGATTCCGGGCCTGAGCTGCCTCGTCGCTGATTTCACCAGCCATGACTACGCCCCCCATAGCCACGAAGCTTTCGTGGTCGCAGTCACCGAGGCTGGCGGCGCGGAGTTCAACAGCCGCGGACGGACCGATGAGGCCAAGGCCTCGACCCTGCTGGTATTCAACCCCGACGAACCCCACTCGGGGCGGATGGGCTGGAGCCAGCGCTGGGTCTATCGCGGGCTTTATTTGACGTCGCCAGCGATTGAGACGCTGAAGACCGCGCTCGGTCTTGATGCCACGGCCTATTTCACACGTAACAGCTTCCACGACCCTGATCTGATCCACGCCTTTCTTGGCTTGCACCGCATCCTCGATGACGGGAACGATCCACTCGAAGAGCACGAGCTTCTGGTGCGGAGCTTCGGAGCGCTCATCCGGCGTCACGCTGCCGGCGAGCCAAGCCTTGCCCTGCCAAAGCGCGATCAAGCCAAGGCAGCGCGCATCCGCGAGATCATGCGGGAGCGCCATGCCGAGGAACTCACGCTGGAGCAATTGGGGGCGGAGGTTGGGCTTACTCCGTTCCAGCTGATCGCCCTGTTCAAGCGCAGCACGGGACTCACTCCCCATGCCTATCTTACGCAATTGCGCCTCAAGTCCGCGATCGCGGCGCTAGGCCGCGGCGCGACGATCGCCGCCGCCGCGCTCGACGCCGGCTTCTACGACCAGAGCGCCCTGACGCGGCATTTCAAGCGCGCCTACGGGATCACACCGCTGCAATGGGTGCGCGCGACAGTCGACTGA
- a CDS encoding ABC transporter substrate-binding protein, with the protein MDDSRRCASRATARRYGTRTSPVMRWSRSAKGRARAPLRPALVDISDAGIDIEIEREDGRQRYQRDLRRLADAEPDGEERGLGDVRHGAQHPHGGIDQVLAEPEQAIQAFASGTIDIVVIDVAPVAVAQSRGLDTSVIAAAAVGGTAFVAGPALSKAFAENADDPAKAFAAFRAGTGRKAKLGTLPPGGVPTVALHHWLWKVGKVDRSNVEITNMGIEIVQQAMLTGAIDGGRLLEPSATLVSERDLRIKRIVNSPDMFPNIPGVVVAASGSLVKNRPEAAERFVGLFHRATKRIRKEPAKVAPLVLAVLGGDLVAEATITKALTSPAVSFVNDPSQIRRATEALLPYQVELGDFAKALTLDGLFNQVLYERGMQTVVVR; encoded by the coding sequence ATGGACGACAGCAGGCGCTGTGCATCGAGGGCTACGGCGCGCCGCTACGGCACGCGGACCTCGCCGGTAATGCGATGGTCGAGATCGGCGAAAGGCCGAGCCCGCGCGCCGCTTCGACCAGCTCTGGTCGACATTTCGGATGCTGGCATAGACATTGAGATAGAGCGGGAAGACGGTCGCCAGCGCTATCAGCGCGACCTTCGGCGCCTCGCCGATGCCGAACCAGATGGTGAAGAGCGGGGTCTGGGCGATGTTCGGCACGGTGCGCAACATCCGCATGGTGGAATCGACCAAGTCCTCGCCGAGCCGGAACAGGCCATTCAGGCCTTTGCCTCCGGCACGATCGATATCGTGGTCATCGACGTCGCGCCGGTTGCGGTCGCCCAATCTCGCGGCCTGGACACATCCGTCATCGCGGCTGCGGCGGTTGGCGGCACGGCTTTCGTGGCAGGTCCGGCCCTCTCCAAGGCCTTTGCCGAGAACGCTGACGATCCCGCCAAAGCCTTTGCGGCATTCCGCGCCGGGACGGGCCGCAAGGCCAAGCTCGGCACGCTCCCACCGGGCGGCGTGCCGACAGTCGCGCTTCACCACTGGCTATGGAAGGTCGGCAAGGTCGATCGGTCGAATGTCGAGATCACCAATATGGGCATCGAGATCGTTCAGCAGGCAATGCTGACCGGCGCCATCGACGGTGGCAGGCTGCTTGAACCCTCGGCCACCCTCGTTTCCGAGCGCGATCTGCGGATCAAACGCATCGTCAACTCACCGGATATGTTCCCCAACATTCCCGGCGTCGTCGTTGCTGCGTCGGGGAGTCTCGTTAAAAACCGTCCGGAGGCGGCCGAGCGCTTTGTTGGGCTTTTCCATCGTGCGACCAAGCGCATTCGCAAGGAGCCGGCCAAGGTCGCTCCCCTTGTGCTGGCAGTGCTCGGCGGTGACCTGGTCGCCGAAGCCACGATCACGAAAGCGCTCACCTCGCCGGCCGTGAGCTTTGTCAACGATCCGTCGCAGATCCGCAGGGCTACGGAGGCGCTGCTCCCTTATCAGGTGGAACTCGGCGATTTCGCAAAAGCGCTGACCCTGGACGGTCTGTTCAATCAAGTGCTGTATGAACGCGGGATGCAGACGGTCGTGGTGCGCTGA
- a CDS encoding mandelate racemase/muconate lactonizing enzyme family protein, with protein sequence MIIEDIAFIPLQAQLPAGRSYGMAKSLASARATTLVRLRLSDGTEGVGECWGMPAVNLAMLPLVKGYLLGSHVLDVEHVFSQMLARHYHFGVQGAMTWCISGIDMAAKDAAGKVLGLPVHRLIGGKQASQVPIYASGGYLTEDSERDFAPQIEAMAKAGHRAIKIKIGVSLANDEQRVAAAREILGPEVEILVDINSNYTLDLARESIERLVRYGIGWVEEPLAPQDFSGYEALHRWSPVPIATGEALYTAFDFKRLIDRRAVDVVQPDLSLCGGFWQGRQIAQLAMMEHLRLSPHVWGTGVGLAAAVHFVASLPAYPHAGNVPRSTLVEYDLGDNPLRDSILVNPLAQNDGVIAVPDAPGLGIEIDWDAVERHVVR encoded by the coding sequence ATGATCATCGAAGACATCGCGTTCATCCCCTTGCAGGCGCAGCTTCCCGCCGGCCGCAGCTATGGAATGGCGAAATCGCTCGCAAGTGCGCGGGCCACGACCCTGGTTCGCCTGCGGCTGTCGGACGGCACCGAAGGCGTCGGCGAATGCTGGGGCATGCCGGCGGTGAATCTCGCCATGCTGCCGCTGGTCAAGGGGTACCTGCTCGGCAGCCATGTGCTCGATGTCGAGCACGTCTTCTCGCAGATGCTGGCCCGCCACTACCATTTCGGCGTCCAGGGAGCGATGACCTGGTGCATTTCCGGCATCGACATGGCCGCCAAGGACGCGGCGGGCAAGGTGCTCGGGCTGCCTGTCCATCGTCTGATCGGCGGCAAGCAGGCTTCGCAGGTGCCGATCTACGCGTCCGGCGGCTACCTGACCGAAGACAGCGAGCGTGATTTCGCGCCGCAGATCGAGGCGATGGCCAAGGCGGGACATCGCGCGATCAAGATCAAGATCGGCGTCTCCCTGGCCAATGACGAGCAACGGGTGGCTGCGGCGCGCGAGATTCTCGGGCCCGAAGTCGAAATCCTGGTCGACATCAACTCCAACTACACGCTGGACCTCGCCCGCGAGAGCATCGAGCGCCTTGTCCGCTATGGCATCGGCTGGGTCGAGGAGCCGCTCGCGCCGCAAGACTTCTCCGGCTACGAGGCGCTTCATCGCTGGAGCCCGGTTCCGATCGCGACCGGCGAGGCTCTCTACACGGCCTTCGATTTCAAGCGTCTGATCGATCGGCGCGCCGTCGATGTCGTCCAGCCCGACCTCTCGCTCTGCGGCGGTTTCTGGCAGGGGCGGCAGATCGCCCAGCTCGCCATGATGGAGCATCTGCGCCTGTCGCCTCATGTCTGGGGTACGGGGGTCGGGTTGGCGGCCGCCGTGCATTTCGTCGCGTCCCTGCCGGCCTATCCGCATGCCGGCAATGTGCCCCGGTCGACGCTGGTCGAATATGATCTCGGCGACAATCCGCTGCGGGATTCGATCCTGGTCAATCCGCTCGCGCAGAACGATGGCGTCATCGCCGTGCCCGACGCTCCTGGTCTCGGCATCGAGATCGACTGGGACGCGGTGGAACGCCATGTCGTTCGTTGA
- a CDS encoding NAD(P)-dependent oxidoreductase, whose protein sequence is MSFVDAAEPDAAGVTSKPGDAGTVLVAGGLGFVGSHVVRALIHAGYAPVLFGPAMAEDRLADVAGRYQIFEGSIGDRDALDAAFTRYKPTQVVSCVAHSVGKQGLMRAGEAEADAAFEINVTGHGRLVEAACRAGVKRLVWTGSAVVYGPASAYATSHVDEDDAAAPTTVYGVTKQMAEVLSEFLMRRHGVEIVSMRLPLILGPGLWYQGAASAISEIFAAAREGRPAQVTFHDRPVDLMHVVDAAAAMLTILQHRGPVRPAYNIKGFEASIVDIIAAVRARRPQAEIELERIEPALLLPLSDGGRFVSDTGFAPRYDLDGLVDDFLTPASRQAHD, encoded by the coding sequence ATGTCGTTCGTTGATGCTGCCGAACCCGATGCCGCGGGCGTGACGTCGAAGCCGGGCGATGCCGGCACCGTGCTCGTCGCCGGCGGGCTGGGCTTCGTCGGCTCGCATGTCGTGCGGGCCCTGATCCATGCCGGCTATGCGCCGGTGCTGTTCGGGCCCGCCATGGCCGAAGATCGGCTCGCCGACGTCGCCGGCCGCTATCAGATCTTCGAGGGCTCGATCGGCGATCGCGATGCTCTCGACGCGGCCTTTACCCGATACAAGCCGACGCAGGTGGTGTCCTGCGTGGCGCATAGCGTCGGCAAGCAGGGCCTGATGCGTGCGGGGGAGGCCGAGGCTGACGCGGCCTTCGAGATCAACGTCACCGGCCATGGCCGACTCGTCGAGGCCGCCTGCCGCGCCGGGGTGAAGCGCCTCGTCTGGACCGGGTCCGCCGTGGTGTACGGTCCTGCCTCGGCCTATGCGACCAGCCATGTCGACGAGGACGACGCCGCGGCGCCGACCACCGTCTATGGCGTGACGAAGCAGATGGCGGAGGTGCTTTCCGAGTTCCTGATGCGTCGGCACGGAGTCGAGATCGTCAGCATGCGCCTGCCGCTGATCCTCGGCCCAGGGCTCTGGTATCAGGGCGCGGCCAGCGCGATCTCCGAAATTTTCGCGGCCGCACGTGAAGGCCGCCCGGCGCAGGTGACGTTTCACGACCGGCCGGTCGACCTGATGCATGTCGTCGATGCGGCAGCCGCGATGCTGACGATCCTGCAGCATCGCGGGCCGGTCCGGCCGGCCTATAACATCAAGGGGTTCGAGGCGAGCATCGTCGACATCATCGCGGCGGTCCGGGCTCGGCGGCCACAGGCTGAGATCGAGCTCGAGCGCATCGAGCCGGCGCTGCTGCTGCCGCTGAGCGATGGCGGCCGGTTCGTATCGGATACCGGCTTCGCGCCACGCTACGATCTCGACGGTCTCGTCGACGATTTCCTCACTCCCGCTTCGAGGCAGGCCCATGATTGA
- a CDS encoding RidA family protein codes for MIDKRLAELGIELPEAASPSFNYVPVTLHRGVAYVAGQLPKVDGEVKVRGKAGAAVSLEAARGEARICILQGLACLKQALGSLDRVERVLKVTGFVASAPGFNDQPKVLDAASDLLGEILGEAGRHARSAVGVAELPRDAAVEIELVVAYRD; via the coding sequence ATGATTGACAAGCGTCTCGCCGAGCTCGGCATCGAACTGCCGGAAGCCGCATCGCCTTCCTTCAATTATGTGCCGGTGACGCTGCATCGCGGCGTCGCCTATGTCGCGGGCCAGCTCCCCAAAGTCGATGGCGAGGTCAAGGTCAGAGGCAAGGCCGGTGCCGCAGTCTCACTCGAGGCGGCTCGCGGCGAGGCGCGCATCTGCATTCTGCAGGGCCTGGCCTGCCTCAAGCAGGCGCTGGGCAGTCTCGACCGCGTGGAGCGCGTCCTGAAAGTGACGGGTTTCGTCGCTTCGGCTCCGGGCTTCAACGACCAGCCGAAGGTTCTCGACGCGGCCTCCGACCTGCTCGGCGAAATCCTCGGCGAGGCGGGCCGTCACGCGCGCTCTGCCGTTGGCGTCGCCGAACTGCCGCGCGATGCGGCTGTCGAGATCGAGCTGGTGGTGGCCTACCGCGATTGA
- a CDS encoding ABC transporter substrate-binding protein: MSDSNLFGGVDRRSLLLAFGGWAAVTAIAGPAVAAELYGPKPAGAKTGGTLNMGLLVEPPGLDPFHQAADARIRLTVLIYQGLFYEGPDGIAMPLLAEGFDLSADQLVYTVRLRKGVKFHDGRPMTAKDVAYSYNYIRDPKNGSPGAGDFAMITAVEAVDEATVKITISAPNAALPMTMGNKYGGVVPAGYFDAADAKTKLNQTSVGTGPFKLAEFKPNSNATLVRNPDYWEPGVPYLDRINFVFVPNAASLLVGLRNKRIDIATLSRPQDVKQVEGVAGLVVERKPSFNQKAIDLGAELKPLDDERVRRAIALAVDKDEIMRASIGGLGNVIGTMVAGMQESWGAPLDKLANQKVDIAAAKKLLAEAGHPDGFELTLTSIIGYDWMDAASVILREQLAKVGIKLSIQRVELGVWVKNFQSKQMGFTFNDWATVPDPNLLFYRHFHKAPEGADFRNWKNDEASKLLDQGRAESDPAKRREIYVRFQQIMAESVPTIMLFSADHIVVRGERVHNYDQHPTGWYYGLARAWIG; the protein is encoded by the coding sequence ATGTCGGATTCCAATCTCTTTGGCGGGGTGGACCGCCGCAGCCTGCTGCTGGCATTCGGCGGTTGGGCCGCCGTGACCGCCATTGCCGGGCCGGCGGTCGCGGCCGAGCTTTACGGACCAAAGCCGGCAGGCGCCAAGACCGGCGGGACACTCAATATGGGCCTGCTGGTCGAGCCTCCGGGGCTCGATCCCTTCCATCAGGCTGCCGACGCCCGCATCCGGTTGACGGTGCTGATCTATCAGGGGTTGTTCTACGAAGGCCCCGACGGCATCGCCATGCCGCTGCTCGCGGAGGGCTTCGACCTCTCGGCCGACCAGCTGGTCTATACCGTGCGCCTGCGCAAGGGCGTTAAGTTCCATGACGGCCGGCCGATGACCGCCAAGGACGTCGCCTACAGCTACAACTACATCCGTGACCCCAAGAACGGTTCGCCCGGCGCCGGCGATTTCGCCATGATCACGGCGGTCGAGGCGGTCGATGAAGCGACGGTCAAGATCACCATCTCGGCGCCCAATGCCGCTTTGCCGATGACCATGGGCAACAAGTACGGCGGCGTCGTTCCGGCCGGCTATTTCGACGCGGCCGATGCGAAGACGAAGCTGAACCAGACGAGCGTCGGCACCGGGCCGTTCAAGCTCGCCGAGTTCAAGCCCAACAGCAACGCGACCCTGGTGCGCAATCCAGATTATTGGGAGCCGGGTGTTCCCTATCTCGACCGGATCAATTTCGTCTTCGTTCCGAATGCGGCGAGCCTGCTCGTCGGCCTGCGCAACAAGCGTATCGACATCGCGACGCTAAGCCGCCCTCAGGACGTCAAGCAGGTCGAAGGCGTTGCCGGGCTGGTGGTCGAGCGCAAGCCGTCCTTCAACCAGAAGGCGATCGATCTCGGAGCCGAGCTGAAGCCGCTCGACGACGAGCGCGTCCGTCGCGCCATCGCGCTGGCGGTCGACAAGGACGAGATCATGCGCGCGTCGATCGGCGGCCTCGGTAACGTCATCGGTACCATGGTCGCCGGCATGCAGGAGAGCTGGGGCGCCCCGCTCGACAAGCTGGCGAACCAGAAGGTCGATATCGCCGCCGCCAAGAAGCTGCTCGCCGAGGCAGGGCATCCCGACGGGTTCGAGCTGACCCTGACCTCGATCATCGGCTATGACTGGATGGATGCCGCCAGCGTGATCCTGCGCGAGCAGCTGGCCAAGGTCGGTATCAAGCTGTCGATTCAGCGCGTCGAGCTGGGTGTCTGGGTCAAGAATTTCCAGTCGAAGCAGATGGGCTTCACCTTCAACGACTGGGCGACGGTGCCGGACCCCAACCTGCTGTTCTACCGGCATTTCCACAAGGCGCCCGAAGGCGCGGACTTCCGCAACTGGAAGAACGACGAAGCCAGCAAGCTGCTCGACCAGGGCCGTGCCGAAAGCGATCCGGCCAAGCGCCGCGAGATCTATGTGCGCTTCCAGCAGATCATGGCCGAGAGCGTCCCGACGATCATGCTGTTCTCGGCGGACCATATCGTCGTCCGTGGCGAGAGGGTGCACAACTACGATCAGCACCCGACGGGCTGGTATTACGGCCTGGCACGCGCCTGGATCGGCTGA
- a CDS encoding ABC transporter permease, whose product MGAYLVKRLAASVVTALLASMVVFLMVRSVPGDVVGQMLGQTSDPIATKALREFFGLDQPVWQQYLGWLGRVVTGDFGTSWTRGQPVLGMIGSALAVTIQLAFATLILATLIGVPLGILAAIYEGRALDRAIQAFNLLGLAAPVFWIGLMLLVGMSTGFDWSPPLMYVSPTESLSENLSMIALPVLSLALLQAAAYSQFVRQSIVSALGQDYVRTATAKGVPTRTIFFTHLLRNIGIPLVTFMGLILIQILGGAVIIESLFALPGLGRLLLSSIEARDYPVLQAGLLVVVVLAMLVNLLVDLSYRIIDPRVRLG is encoded by the coding sequence ATGGGCGCTTATCTCGTAAAACGGCTGGCGGCCTCGGTCGTCACGGCGCTGCTCGCCTCGATGGTGGTCTTCCTGATGGTGCGCTCGGTGCCGGGCGACGTGGTCGGCCAGATGCTCGGCCAGACCAGCGATCCGATCGCGACCAAGGCATTGCGCGAGTTCTTCGGCCTCGATCAGCCGGTCTGGCAGCAATATCTCGGCTGGCTCGGGCGTGTCGTCACCGGTGATTTCGGCACGAGCTGGACGCGCGGGCAACCCGTCCTCGGCATGATCGGCTCGGCGCTTGCCGTGACGATCCAGCTTGCCTTCGCGACGCTCATCCTGGCGACGCTGATCGGCGTTCCGCTCGGCATTCTCGCCGCCATCTACGAAGGCCGCGCGTTAGACCGGGCGATTCAGGCCTTCAACCTGCTCGGGCTGGCGGCGCCGGTATTCTGGATCGGCCTGATGCTGCTGGTCGGGATGTCGACCGGATTCGATTGGTCGCCGCCGCTGATGTACGTCTCGCCGACCGAATCCCTGAGCGAAAACCTGTCGATGATCGCGCTGCCGGTGTTGAGCCTGGCGCTGCTGCAGGCGGCCGCCTACAGCCAGTTCGTGCGGCAAAGCATCGTCTCCGCACTCGGGCAGGATTATGTGCGGACCGCGACCGCCAAGGGCGTGCCGACGCGGACCATCTTCTTCACCCATCTGCTGCGCAACATCGGGATTCCGCTGGTGACGTTCATGGGATTGATCCTGATCCAGATCCTGGGCGGCGCGGTCATCATCGAAAGCCTGTTCGCACTGCCGGGACTGGGCCGGTTGCTGCTGTCGTCGATCGAGGCGCGCGACTATCCCGTGCTGCAGGCAGGGCTGCTGGTCGTGGTCGTGCTGGCGATGCTGGTCAATCTGCTCGTCGATCTCTCCTATCGGATCATCGATCCGCGCGTTCGGCTGGGCTAG
- a CDS encoding ABC transporter permease yields MSISPTIPAARSRLSRLVLRARLEPDLTLGLVLLAFVLLVVLFPGLFSSHSPLAVNVDKAMEAPSAAHPFGTDDVGRDVLARVVHGARITLSICASALAAAALIGGALGLVSGFLGGRIDMVLGRLVDVILSFPPIIFGVMVTGILGPKTLNLVFALTVVYVPLFFRIARSGAMAEAGMTYVEAARSLGLPPGLILLRHVARNVLPVILVQCMVLFPLVLQIQAALGFLGLGVQPPTPDWGAILQQGKDYILLAPWMSAFPGLAILITALALMLVGRALQRRMDRR; encoded by the coding sequence ATGAGCATCTCCCCGACCATTCCCGCCGCCCGCTCCCGTCTCTCCCGACTCGTCCTGCGCGCGCGCCTCGAACCGGACCTCACCCTCGGTCTCGTCCTGCTTGCCTTCGTGCTGCTGGTCGTTCTGTTTCCGGGCTTGTTCAGCAGCCATTCGCCGCTGGCGGTCAATGTCGACAAGGCGATGGAGGCCCCGTCGGCGGCACATCCGTTCGGTACGGACGATGTCGGCCGCGATGTGCTGGCTCGCGTGGTTCACGGGGCGCGGATAACCCTGTCGATCTGCGCCTCAGCCCTGGCCGCCGCCGCGCTGATCGGGGGGGCGCTCGGCTTGGTCTCGGGCTTCCTCGGCGGTCGCATCGACATGGTGCTCGGCCGGCTCGTCGACGTGATCCTCAGCTTTCCGCCGATCATCTTCGGCGTGATGGTTACCGGCATCCTGGGGCCGAAGACCCTCAACCTGGTCTTTGCCCTCACGGTCGTCTACGTGCCGCTCTTCTTCCGGATCGCCCGGTCGGGAGCCATGGCGGAGGCTGGCATGACCTATGTCGAGGCTGCCCGTAGCCTCGGCCTGCCGCCGGGCCTGATCCTCCTGCGGCACGTGGCGCGGAATGTCCTGCCGGTCATTCTCGTCCAATGCATGGTGCTGTTTCCGCTGGTGCTGCAGATTCAAGCGGCTCTCGGATTTCTCGGCCTCGGCGTGCAGCCGCCAACACCCGATTGGGGAGCCATCCTGCAGCAGGGCAAGGATTACATCCTCCTGGCGCCGTGGATGTCGGCGTTTCCAGGGCTCGCCATTCTGATCACGGCCCTGGCGCTGATGCTGGTGGGACGCGCCCTGCAACGCCGAATGGACCGGCGCTGA
- a CDS encoding GntR family transcriptional regulator, which translates to MIEHLAGQSDEPSARLKSDSDSQAIYQSLRSSIVEGQLRTGARLPTERALASRFGAARNTVRKTMNQLADEGLIIRHVGRGTFVARNQSKAVPEANAEPDFTLGELLEARLMFEPALAELVAERATEQDLVALSTYLEALRNATSWSEFKEAKYALHLAIVRASRNSFLISVFERIISSRRKAGWGRPGGHPLPISAVREAAARDNAAIIDALRDRDANKARELISGYLLRTLMSVSES; encoded by the coding sequence ATGATCGAGCATCTGGCAGGACAATCGGACGAGCCCAGCGCGCGGCTGAAATCCGATTCGGATAGTCAAGCCATCTACCAGAGCCTGCGGAGCTCGATCGTCGAGGGTCAGCTACGCACTGGCGCGCGCCTGCCGACGGAAAGAGCGCTCGCCTCGCGCTTCGGCGCCGCCCGCAACACCGTTCGCAAGACGATGAATCAGCTCGCCGACGAGGGGCTGATCATCCGCCATGTCGGGCGCGGCACCTTCGTGGCCCGGAACCAGTCCAAGGCGGTTCCGGAAGCGAATGCTGAGCCGGATTTCACTCTGGGCGAATTGCTCGAGGCCCGCCTGATGTTCGAGCCGGCCTTGGCCGAACTGGTGGCGGAGCGCGCGACCGAGCAGGATCTCGTCGCGCTGTCGACCTATCTCGAAGCACTGCGCAACGCGACGAGCTGGAGCGAGTTCAAGGAAGCGAAATACGCTCTTCATCTCGCCATCGTCCGCGCCTCCCGCAACAGCTTCCTCATCTCGGTGTTCGAGCGGATCATCTCATCGCGCCGCAAGGCAGGTTGGGGGCGCCCAGGTGGCCACCCACTCCCGATCAGCGCCGTAAGGGAAGCTGCGGCGCGCGACAACGCCGCGATCATCGACGCCTTGAGAGATCGCGACGCGAACAAGGCGCGCGAACTCATCAGCGGCTATCTCCTGCGCACGTTGATGTCGGTCAGCGAGAGCTGA